A genomic stretch from Engraulis encrasicolus isolate BLACKSEA-1 chromosome 10, IST_EnEncr_1.0, whole genome shotgun sequence includes:
- the zmp:0000000926 gene encoding ataxin-1-like, with protein sequence MNPTPDRGKECLPPKKRESRQGSSEQPPPPRPPEDDFKPPAPLRPRPLPSRPSEGREGGGVHHPPPPHYDKDLPPPPPPPPPPPPAPLHPLPLPLQWHVSYPPTTSHHFLSGDRHGTLPSSWRDSRVPDVVEPPMAHHSRWVRGEVPPLGLQPPLSIPSPYKTHYATASDRDVWPYFGAASRRDYGPSSFFSPAHHLFAQPAPPSPYPTEPLSVSERLRYSTGRRPNGLDGLEVRPSPLERPPSAGEMGGGGGSGSNSEGRSRAEGFHTNGRKRHPEDAASSSQARGTLSSREGHNARSTPQDRERDRERERERDRDRERERDRDRDRERERDLRRPPKAPHHISSDSSRTAKVEPLGLGAIQGAGAQIYYALGSVYPALQHQQQHSSPSPSPSSSSFAYPAHLSSVGTPPYTPPHSKRNSQLSPLSAGQQQQSQQQQQQQQHNSHGGGEPEDLVLLSSGSPGPYRERERGHGHGLTTHGHLHGHGHAHGSHHLPPPPPPPPPQDPESQHHHPAAVLPHFARGSLIELAGGRLKRVEELRTDDFLRSADTSPEFHLSTCTVLHIAAGPTHGFNQLQVLLADRNTQELLTVLVEYPFFVRDRGWSSCCPQRTAQLYGLSCRQLSAGDVCLALTPTPTPTTSPSAGSTTCSSSPLGPPPPRSRLASKASRTHSQAYGEPGPGSSSPGAESMPPPPPPPPPPPSLPPPPLPPPPLPPFPAPLATTGIVPSTNMAATAGTSGSKGTREGGQEWEPRPRKRRWSAPELPGREGEGEEMEVVEVGVEEDSGRTLPDLPQDSKQEKQQ encoded by the exons ATGAATCCCACCCCAGACCGTGGCAAAGAGTGCCTGCCTCCCAAGAAGCGCGAGTCCCGCCAGGGCTCTTCGGAACAGCCGCCGCCTCCTCGGCCCCCGGAGGACGACTTCAAGCCCCCGGCGCCGCTGAGGCCACGCCCACTGCCGTCCAGGCCGTCCGAGGGCAGGGAGGGTGGCGGCGTCCACCACCCGCCGCCTCCTCACTATGACAAAGAtctgccccctcctccacctccaccgccaccccCTCCGCCCGCCCCactgcaccccctccccctccccttgcaatGGCACGTCtcctacccccccaccaccagccaCCACTTCCTGTCGGGCGACCGGCACGGTACGCTGCCGTCCTCCTGGAGGGACAGCCGGGTGCCGGACGTGGTGGAGCCCCCCATGGCGCACCACTCCCGCTGGGTGAGGGGCGAGGTGCCGCCCCTGGGCCTCCAGCCGCCCTTGTCCATCCCTTCCCCGTACAAGACCCACTACGCCACTGCCTCGGACCGGGACGTGTGGCCCTACTTCGGCGCCGCCAGCCGCCGGGACTACGggccctcttccttcttctcgcCGGCGCACCACCTCTTCGCCCAGCCGGCGCCGCCCTCGCCATACCCCACCGAGCCCCTCTCCGTGTCCGAGCGGCTGCGCTACAGCACGGGCAGGAGGCCCAACGGCCTGGACGGCCTGGAGGTCCGGCCCAGTCCCCTGGAGAGGCCGCCCTCGGCTGGGGAGATGGGCGGTGGCGGCGGGAGCGGGAGTAACAGCGAGGGGCGCTCCAGGGCAGAGGGCTTCCACACCAACGGCAGGAAGAGGCACCCGGAGGACGCGGCCAGCTCATCGCAGGCGAGAGGGACGCTGTCCTCCCGGGAGGGCCACAACGCACGCAGCACCCCGCAGGACCGGGAAAGGgaccgagagcgagagcgagagagagacagagatagagaacgtgagagagacagagaccgagacagagagagagagcgagacctcCGCAGGCCACCCAAAGCCCCTCACCACATCTCCTCCGACTCTTCGCGGACTGCCAAGGTGGAGCCCCTGGGGCTCGGTGCCATCCAGGGCGCCGGGGCCCAGATCTACTACGCCCTGGGCTCCGTCTACCCCGCCCTCCAGCACCAACAGCAgcactcctccccctccccctccccgtcctcctcctccttcgcctACCCAGCGCACCTCAGCTCCGTGGGCACCCCGCCCTACACGCCCCCCCATAGCAAGAGGAACTCCCAACTCTCGCCCCTCTCGGCGGGACAGCAACAGCaatcgcagcagcagcagcagcagcagcagcacaacagcCACGGAGGAGGGGAGCCAGAGGACCTGGTCTTGCTCTCGTCCGGCTCGCCGGGCCCCTACCGGGAGCGCGAGcgtggacacggacacggactcACGACGCACGGACACCTGCACGGCCACGGCCACGCTCACGGCTCGcaccaccttcctcctcctcctcctcctcctcctcctcaggaccCAGAGTCACAGCACCACCATCCCGCCGCAGTCCTACCTCATTTCGCCAGGGGGTCCCTGATCGAGCTGGCCGGCGGCCGGCTGAAGCGCGTGGAGGAGCTGCGCACCGACGACTTCCTGCGCAGCGCCGACACCTCGCCAGAGTTCCACCTGAGCACCTGCACCGTGCTGCACATCGCCGCCGGCCCCACGCACGGCTTCAACCAGCTGCAGGTGCTGCTGGCCGACCGCAACACTCAG GAGTTACTCACAGTCTTAGTGGAGTATCCGTTCTTTGTGCGCGACCGAGGCTGGTCTTCGTGCTGCCCTCAGAGAACCGCCCAACTCTACGGCCTCTCCTGCCGCCAGCTGAGCGCCGGAGACGTGTGCCTGGCactgacccccacccccacccccaccaccagcccCTCGGCTGGCTCCACCACCTGCTCCTCCAGCCCTCTGGGACCTCCTCCGCCCCGCTCCCGCCTGGCCTCCAAGGCCTCCCGCACACACAGCCAGGCCTACGGAGAGCCAGGCCCTGGCTCCAGCAGCCCCGGGGCGGAGAGCATGcctccgcctccccctcctccaccacctcctccctcgctaccgccaccaccacttccaccgccacctcttcctcctttcccggCCCCTCTGGCCACGACGGGTATTGTCCCCAGCACCAACATGGCTGCCACCGCGGGCACGTCGGGCTCCAAGGGTACCAGAGAGGGGGGCCAGGAGTGGGAGCCACGGCCCCGCAAGAGACGCTGGTCGGCCCCTGAGCTCCCTGgccgagagggggagggggaggagatggaggtggtggaggtgggggtggaggaggacagTGGGAGGACGCTCCCAGATTTACCTCAAGACTCCAAACAGGAGAAacagcagtaa
- the irf10 gene encoding interferon regulatory factor 10, whose translation MEENVRNMRLKEWLIAQIDSGRYIGLSWENQEKTMFRIPWKHAAKQDYRQNEDAALFKAWAIYKGKFREGRDKADPSVWKTRLRCALNKSTDFQEVPDRSQLDISEPYKVYLILPENSDSAESPGNSVIMQGAHPSGRAAGVHQNLPQFVSGESNRMVGVSPRIQAPPPSTVPERVAKEEPLQHGAVVQPRKAVGRALHPKEFQISDFRLQVRVFYQGLMVDEVLSPSQDGCFILHGAAPVGNERIYGPCAAERLFFPPVDAYSLAPSIADAMHRLLPHLERGVLVWVAPDGVFIKRFCQGRVYWGGPMAEHRDQPNKLERERTCKLLDMPIFLQELERFLRGEGPQPNYEINLCFGEEFPEPGVPQSKKLITAQVVPLFAHELLLRLPSSGAGPSHQPLTHTHTHAHAHAYAHAHTHGHSSQHTDPRPSA comes from the exons ATGGAGGAAAACGTGAGGAATATGCGCCTGAAAGAATGGCTCATTGCGCAGATAGACAGCGGAAGATACATTGGTTTAAGTTGGGAAAACCAAGAGAAAACAATGTTCAGAATTCCCTGGAAGCATGCAGCCAAACAGGATTACAGGCAAAACGAAGACGCCGCACTTTTCAAG GCATGGGCCATATACAAGGGGAAATTTCGAGAGGGGAGAGACAAAGCAGACCCCTCTGTGTGGAAGACACGTCTGCGCTGTGCCCTCAACAAGAGCACAGACTTCCAAGAGGTTCCCGACCGAAGTCAGCTGGATATCTCTGAGCCTTACAAAGTCTATTTGATCCTGCCTGAGAACAGCGATTCTGCAG AGTCTCCGGGGAACTCTGTGATCATGCAGGGGGCCCATCCCAGCGGTAGGGCCGCAGGTGTTCATCAAAACCTTCCCCAG TTTGTTAGTGGGGAATCCAACAGAATGGTTGGTGTATCGCCTAGGATTCAGGCTCCGCCTCCATCTACAG TGCCAGAGAGAGTGGCGAAGGAAGAGCCACTCCAGCATGGAGCTGTGGTGCAGCCAAGGAAAGCTGTTGGCAGAGCGCTCCACCCAAAAGAGTTTCAGATCTCAG atttcCGTCTGCAGGTGCGCGTGTTCTACCAGGGCCTGATGGTGGACGAGGTCCTCAGCCCTTCCCAAGATGGCTGCTTCATCCTGCACGGCGCGGCCCCCGTGGGCAACGAGCGCATCTACGGGCCCTGTGCCGCCGAGCGCCTCTTCTTCCCGCCCGTGGACGCCTACTCACTGGCGCCCAGCATCGCCGACGCCATGCACCGGCTGCTGCCGCACCTGGAGCGCGGCGTGCTGGTGTGGGTGGCGCCCGACGGAGTGTTCATCAAGCGCTTCTGCCAGGGCCGCGTGTACTGGGGGGGCCCCATGGCAGAGCACAGGGACCAGCCCAACAagctagagagggagaggaccTGCAAACTGCTGGACATGCCCATCTTTCTGCAAG AGTTGGAGCGCTTCCTGCGTGGCGAGGGCCCACAGCCTAATTACGAGATCAACCTTTGCTTTGGTGAGGAGTTTCCTGAGCCGGGGGTTCCACAAAGCAAGAAGCTGATAACAGCACAG GTGGTGCCTCTGTTTGCCCATGAGCTTCTTCTGCGGTTGCCCTCGTCAGGTGCCGGGCCATCACACCagcccctcacccacacacacacccacgcacacgcacacgcatacgcacatgcacacacacacggacacagctCACAGCACACTGACCCCCGCCCCAGTGCATGA